One genomic segment of Actinomycetota bacterium includes these proteins:
- a CDS encoding alpha-ketoacid dehydrogenase subunit beta, which translates to MPDGTGDRPARRADGGSPALEAQAGGTERTIVDTVRHVQHELLAADERVVILGEDVGPRGGVFRATDGLHAEFGEGRVIDTPLAESSIVGIGIGLALAGMRPIAEIQFADFIHSAFDQLVSEAAKLHYRSNGDFHVPLVVRAPWGGGVHGALYHSQCIEAFYAHVAGLKVVAPSTPADVAGLLREAVDDPDPVLFLEHKKTYRLVKGPVPDGDWRVPIGVADVARRGDHLTVVTYGLHRHLALEAADALGASDGASIEVIDLRTIAPLDRETILASVAKTGRMLVVHEDNISFGVGAEVAAMVAEEAFYDLDAPVRRLAMADVPAMPFAAPMEAAVSIGADAIVSAMKALLAE; encoded by the coding sequence ATGCCCGACGGCACAGGCGACCGACCGGCGCGTCGCGCGGACGGGGGATCGCCGGCGCTCGAGGCACAGGCCGGTGGCACCGAGCGAACGATCGTCGACACCGTGCGTCACGTGCAGCACGAGCTCCTGGCCGCAGACGAGCGCGTGGTGATCCTGGGGGAGGACGTCGGACCGCGCGGCGGCGTGTTCCGCGCGACCGACGGGCTGCACGCGGAGTTCGGCGAGGGGCGGGTGATCGACACCCCGCTCGCGGAGTCGTCGATCGTCGGCATCGGGATCGGGCTGGCGCTCGCAGGCATGCGTCCGATCGCGGAGATCCAGTTCGCCGACTTCATCCACTCCGCGTTCGACCAGCTCGTCAGCGAGGCGGCCAAGCTCCACTACCGCTCCAACGGTGACTTCCACGTGCCGCTCGTGGTGCGCGCGCCCTGGGGCGGCGGGGTGCACGGCGCGCTGTACCACTCGCAGTGCATCGAGGCGTTCTACGCGCACGTGGCCGGGTTGAAGGTGGTGGCGCCATCGACGCCCGCCGACGTGGCCGGGCTGTTGCGCGAGGCGGTCGACGACCCCGACCCCGTCCTGTTCCTCGAGCACAAGAAGACCTACCGGCTCGTCAAGGGACCGGTGCCCGACGGCGACTGGCGGGTTCCGATCGGCGTGGCCGACGTCGCGCGTCGCGGCGACCACCTCACGGTGGTCACCTATGGGCTCCACCGCCACCTCGCGCTCGAAGCGGCTGACGCCCTCGGCGCAAGTGACGGCGCGTCGATCGAGGTGATCGACCTGCGCACGATCGCCCCACTCGACCGCGAGACGATCCTGGCCTCGGTGGCCAAGACCGGGCGCATGCTCGTCGTGCACGAGGACAACATCAGCTTCGGCGTCGGCGCCGAGGTGGCGGCGATGGTGGCCGAGGAGGCGTTCTACGACCTCGACGCGCCGGTGCGCCGCCTCGCCATGGCCGACGTGCCGGCCATGCCGTTCGCGGCACCGATGGAGGCAGCCGTCTCGATCGGCGCCGACGCGATCGTCAGCGCGATGAAGGCCCTGCTGGCTGAGTAG
- a CDS encoding phosphoribosylformylglycinamidine cyclo-ligase, with translation MSRRSTSSTPVGESYEAAGVSIGAGEAAVDRIKETVRSTFRPEVIGDIGGFGGLFAFDPSRYREPVLVSSTDGVGTKALIAEATGRFTTIGIDLVAMCVDDVVTQGAEPLFFQDYIAVGRLDPDQIAQLVEGVADGCRQAGCALVGGEMAEHPGAMAPGQFDLVGFAVGVVERDRLITGEHVQVGDVVVGLPSPGLRSNGYSLARRVLLERAGRSLDEPAYAGAHHSLADELLTPSVIYTPALLALAQRVDVRAMAHVTGGGLTGNLPRVLPRTCDAELDRRAWETPRIFTEIQRAGEVADDEMVSVFNLGIGMVVVVPADDGFRTLDLLRAHGHKATQIGQIVPGEGIVRLGPSGPSERSELGPSGPSEGRS, from the coding sequence ATCTCGAGGAGATCGACCTCGTCCACCCCTGTGGGTGAGTCCTACGAGGCGGCGGGCGTCAGCATCGGCGCGGGCGAGGCGGCCGTCGACCGCATCAAGGAGACCGTGCGCTCGACGTTCCGGCCCGAGGTCATCGGCGACATCGGTGGTTTCGGAGGGCTGTTCGCCTTCGACCCGTCGCGCTACCGCGAGCCGGTGCTCGTGTCCTCCACCGACGGCGTCGGCACCAAGGCGCTGATCGCCGAGGCCACCGGGCGGTTCACGACGATCGGCATCGACCTGGTCGCGATGTGCGTCGACGACGTCGTCACCCAGGGTGCGGAGCCACTGTTCTTCCAGGACTACATCGCGGTCGGACGTCTCGACCCCGACCAGATCGCGCAACTCGTCGAAGGGGTCGCCGACGGGTGTCGCCAGGCCGGGTGCGCGCTCGTCGGCGGCGAGATGGCCGAGCATCCGGGGGCGATGGCACCCGGGCAGTTCGACCTCGTCGGCTTCGCGGTGGGCGTCGTCGAGCGCGACCGGCTCATCACCGGTGAGCACGTGCAGGTGGGCGACGTCGTCGTCGGCCTTCCGTCACCGGGTTTGCGGTCCAATGGCTACTCGCTGGCGCGCCGGGTCCTGCTCGAGCGGGCTGGTCGCTCGCTCGACGAGCCCGCTTACGCGGGGGCGCATCACAGCCTGGCCGACGAGCTGCTCACTCCTTCGGTGATCTACACCCCCGCGCTGCTCGCCCTCGCCCAGCGGGTCGACGTCCGGGCGATGGCCCACGTGACCGGGGGCGGGCTGACCGGCAACCTGCCCCGGGTGCTTCCGCGTACCTGCGACGCCGAGCTCGACCGCCGGGCGTGGGAGACGCCGAGGATCTTCACCGAGATTCAGAGGGCGGGAGAAGTGGCCGATGATGAGATGGTGAGCGTGTTCAACCTGGGGATCGGCATGGTCGTGGTGGTGCCTGCCGACGACGGCTTCCGGACCCTCGATCTTCTGCGGGCCCACGGCCACAAGGCCACCCAAATCGGACAGATCGTGCCGGGCGAGGGCATCGTCCGCCTGGGCCCGAGCGGCCCTTCAGAGCGGAGTGAACTGGGCCCGAGCGGTCCGAGCGAGGGTCGATCATGA
- the purS gene encoding phosphoribosylformylglycinamidine synthase subunit PurS yields MRFPVLVEVRLRPGIADPQGATIERALPALGFEGVHDVQVGKAFRFTVEAPDESSARQLAEALSQRLLANPVIEATSVAVGP; encoded by the coding sequence GTGAGGTTTCCCGTGCTCGTCGAGGTGCGCCTGCGGCCCGGCATCGCCGACCCCCAGGGCGCCACCATCGAACGCGCGCTCCCGGCGCTCGGCTTCGAGGGTGTCCACGACGTGCAGGTGGGCAAGGCGTTCCGCTTCACGGTGGAGGCACCCGACGAGTCGTCGGCCCGCCAGCTCGCCGAGGCGCTCTCGCAGCGGCTTCTCGCCAACCCGGTGATCGAGGCGACGAGCGTGGCGGTCGGACCATGA
- the purF gene encoding amidophosphoribosyltransferase: MARRVAGRSSIDLSPTASQRPLPGYGVAVCEDEVVDAREACGVFGVYAPDQPVAHLTYAGLHALQHRGQESAGMAVSDGEDIYVLKDMGLVTNVFNERNMAPLEGHLAIGHTRYSTSGSSTWGNAQPIYREPGDAGFALGHNGNLVNTAELMSDAGVLAGTITSDSDVVAELLQNAIRAGGEGERSDGRDLERALMEVLPQLKGAFSFVLMDDAHVIGVRDPNGFRPLCLGRLDAGWVLASETPALDIVGARFVRELEPGEMVVIDATGTRSLHPFATERVEPKLCLFEFVYFARPDSRLYNQTVHSARQRMGEELADQTPVKADMVMPVPESGIPAAEGYARRSGIPFGHGLVKNRYIGRTFIAPSQEMRNLGVRMKLNPIRENIAGKRLVVVDDSIVRGTTQRAMVRMLREAGAIEVHLRISSPPYKWPCFYGMDTGSRTELLAADLTVDEVRDYLGCDTLAYLELDRLLRATGAAGAGFCTACMTGDYPIDVPVKLGSPDLEEIDLVHPCG; this comes from the coding sequence ATGGCGCGACGCGTTGCCGGACGCAGTTCGATCGACCTGAGCCCGACCGCGTCGCAGCGCCCCCTGCCGGGGTATGGGGTTGCCGTGTGCGAGGATGAAGTCGTGGACGCTCGCGAAGCGTGTGGGGTGTTCGGCGTGTATGCGCCCGACCAACCGGTCGCTCATCTCACCTATGCCGGTCTCCACGCGCTGCAGCATCGGGGCCAGGAGTCGGCCGGCATGGCGGTGAGCGACGGCGAGGACATCTACGTCCTGAAGGACATGGGCCTCGTCACCAACGTCTTCAACGAGCGCAACATGGCACCGCTCGAAGGACACCTCGCCATCGGCCACACGCGCTACTCGACGAGCGGCTCGAGCACCTGGGGCAACGCGCAACCCATCTACCGCGAGCCGGGTGACGCGGGCTTCGCCCTCGGTCACAACGGCAACCTGGTCAACACCGCCGAGCTGATGAGCGATGCCGGCGTGCTCGCCGGCACGATCACCAGCGACAGCGACGTCGTGGCCGAGCTGCTGCAGAACGCCATCCGCGCCGGCGGCGAGGGCGAGCGCAGCGACGGTCGCGATCTCGAGCGCGCGCTCATGGAGGTGCTCCCGCAGTTGAAGGGCGCCTTCTCGTTCGTCCTCATGGACGACGCCCACGTCATCGGCGTGCGTGACCCGAACGGCTTCCGCCCTCTGTGTCTGGGTCGGCTCGACGCGGGGTGGGTGCTGGCTTCGGAGACCCCGGCGCTCGACATCGTCGGCGCCCGATTCGTCCGTGAGCTCGAGCCCGGAGAGATGGTCGTCATCGACGCCACGGGCACGCGTTCGCTTCACCCCTTCGCCACCGAGCGCGTCGAGCCCAAGCTCTGCCTCTTCGAGTTCGTCTACTTCGCGCGACCCGACAGCCGTCTCTACAACCAGACCGTGCACAGCGCCCGCCAGCGGATGGGCGAGGAGCTGGCCGACCAGACGCCGGTCAAGGCCGACATGGTGATGCCGGTGCCCGAGTCCGGGATCCCCGCGGCCGAGGGCTACGCGCGTCGCAGCGGTATCCCCTTCGGCCACGGCCTGGTGAAGAACCGCTACATCGGCCGCACCTTCATCGCGCCCAGCCAGGAGATGCGCAACCTGGGTGTGCGCATGAAGCTCAACCCCATCCGCGAGAACATCGCGGGCAAGCGCCTGGTCGTGGTCGACGACTCGATCGTGCGGGGGACGACGCAACGGGCGATGGTGCGCATGCTGCGCGAGGCGGGCGCCATCGAGGTGCACCTGCGCATCTCGTCGCCGCCGTACAAGTGGCCGTGCTTCTACGGGATGGACACCGGCTCGCGCACCGAGTTGCTGGCGGCCGACCTCACCGTCGACGAGGTGCGCGATTACCTCGGGTGCGACACCCTCGCGTACCTCGAGCTCGACCGGCTCCTGCGGGCCACGGGCGCGGCGGGCGCCGGCTTCTGCACGGCCTGCATGACCGGCGACTACCCGATCGACGTCCCGGTGAAGCTCGGCAGCCCCGATCTCGAGGAGATCGACCTCGTCCACCCCTGTGGGTGA
- the purQ gene encoding phosphoribosylformylglycinamidine synthase subunit PurQ, with amino-acid sequence MTASVGVVLFPGSNCEHDVIEAIRRLGGDARIVWHGDRVLGDVDAVVLPGGFAHGDYLRPGALARFSPVMTAVSAFAADGGPVVGICNGFQVLTEAGLLPGALQKNRGLKFLCTTVSLRVESADSILTSETAVGHVVRVPINHFEGNYTCTTETLAELRGEDRVILRYLDNPNGSIDDIAGICSAGRNVVGLMPHPERASDALLGSSDGVPMLRSLLAAASGRSAPHRALDAVG; translated from the coding sequence ATGACCGCGAGTGTTGGCGTGGTCCTCTTCCCCGGTTCGAACTGCGAGCACGACGTGATCGAGGCGATCCGGCGGCTCGGCGGCGACGCACGCATCGTGTGGCACGGCGACCGCGTTCTCGGCGACGTCGACGCGGTCGTCCTGCCCGGGGGCTTCGCCCACGGTGACTACCTGCGCCCGGGCGCGCTCGCCCGTTTCTCGCCCGTGATGACGGCCGTGAGCGCCTTCGCCGCCGACGGGGGCCCGGTGGTCGGCATCTGCAACGGGTTCCAGGTGCTCACCGAAGCGGGGCTGTTGCCCGGCGCCTTGCAGAAGAATCGCGGCCTCAAGTTCCTCTGCACGACGGTGTCGTTGCGGGTGGAGTCCGCCGACTCGATCCTCACGTCCGAGACCGCTGTCGGTCATGTCGTGCGGGTGCCGATCAACCATTTTGAGGGCAATTACACGTGCACGACCGAGACCCTGGCCGAACTACGGGGTGAGGACCGCGTGATCCTGCGCTATCTCGACAATCCCAACGGCTCGATCGACGACATCGCCGGAATCTGCTCCGCCGGCCGCAACGTCGTCGGGCTCATGCCGCACCCGGAACGCGCCTCTGATGCACTCCTCGGCTCGTCGGACGGGGTCCCGATGCTGCGGTCGCTGCTCGCGGCCGCTTCAGGCCGCTCCGCGCCGCACCGCGCCCTCGACGCGGTCGGCTAG
- the pyrE gene encoding orotate phosphoribosyltransferase: MDREDLGRRIYETAHLTGRFLLRSGATSEEYFDKYLFESDPVLLRAIAEAMAPLVPPSTDALAGLELGGVPLATALSRETGLATRFVRKEAKAYGTCRLAEGGDVDGARLVVVEDVITSGGQVVMSCADLRERGAEVVRVLCVIDREAGGAAALEAAGLDLHALFTMTELVAAQPAAAQPAAAQPAAAQPAAAQPAATQPAATQPAGPSSR, from the coding sequence ATGGACCGCGAGGATCTGGGTCGCCGCATCTACGAGACCGCCCACCTCACGGGTCGCTTCCTGCTGCGATCCGGTGCCACGAGCGAGGAGTACTTCGACAAGTACCTCTTCGAGTCCGACCCGGTGTTGCTGCGTGCCATCGCGGAGGCGATGGCACCGCTCGTGCCGCCCTCGACCGACGCGCTGGCGGGCCTCGAGCTGGGCGGGGTTCCCCTCGCCACCGCGCTCTCTCGGGAGACGGGGCTGGCGACGCGCTTCGTGCGCAAGGAGGCCAAGGCCTACGGCACGTGTCGACTCGCGGAGGGCGGCGACGTCGACGGTGCGCGACTCGTCGTCGTCGAGGACGTCATCACCTCGGGCGGCCAGGTTGTCATGTCCTGCGCCGACCTGCGCGAGCGGGGAGCAGAGGTCGTGCGCGTGCTCTGCGTCATCGACCGCGAGGCGGGTGGTGCCGCCGCGCTGGAGGCAGCGGGTCTCGACCTGCACGCGCTCTTCACGATGACCGAGCTGGTCGCGGCTCAGCCGGCCGCTGCTCAGCCGGCCGCTGCTCAGCCAGCCGCTGCTCAGCCAGCCGCTGCTCAGCCAGCCGCTACTCAGCCAGCCGCTACTCAGCCAGCAGGGCCTTCATCGCGCTGA
- a CDS encoding response regulator, translated as MKVLIVDDEPDILLMLRVNLEAEGYQTALAADGETALRRIADERPDLILLDVMMPVVDGWGVLEALDRDVYAHRVVVLSAKSAERDVTRALELGASAYLSKPFDPDELIEVIGRVLSSTPAQLEEERTQLLARVTRSATG; from the coding sequence ATGAAGGTGCTCATCGTCGACGACGAGCCCGACATCCTCCTGATGCTGCGGGTGAACCTCGAGGCCGAGGGCTACCAGACGGCGCTCGCGGCCGACGGCGAGACCGCGCTGCGGCGCATCGCCGACGAGAGGCCCGACCTGATCCTGCTCGACGTGATGATGCCGGTGGTCGACGGATGGGGCGTCCTCGAGGCGCTCGACCGCGACGTCTACGCCCATCGCGTGGTCGTGCTCTCGGCCAAGTCGGCCGAGCGCGACGTCACCCGGGCGCTCGAGCTCGGCGCGAGCGCGTACCTGTCGAAGCCGTTCGACCCCGACGAGCTCATCGAGGTGATCGGCCGGGTGCTGTCGAGCACACCTGCCCAGCTCGAGGAGGAACGCACCCAGCTGCTGGCCCGCGTCACGAGGAGCGCCACGGGTTAG
- the purL gene encoding phosphoribosylformylglycinamidine synthase subunit PurL translates to MAVEHTSEPPIHRALGLTDDEASAIERLLGRLPNPLELAMYAVMWSEHCSYKSSKGLLRRLPTEAPWVLVGPGENAGVIDAGDGIAVALRIESHNHPSAVEPYQGAATGVGGILRDIFTMGARPIAVMDALRFGPLDDPRSRWIFEGVVSGISGYGNSVGVPTVGGEVVFDECYAENPLVNVLCVGVMPRDNLVLGRASGPGNLAVLIGSATGRDGIGGVSVLASAGFGSPTSAGGGKAGVDEESKRPSVQVGDPFEEKRLIEACLALYDAGLVVGIQDLGGAGLTCATSETASRGGVGMDVYVDEVPQREPGMAPFEVMTSESQERMLAIIRPEHLDDVFDLCRRWEVRASVVGTVTAGRQLRILDRMDGEVLAEVPAATLHDDAPMYDRPRRRPADLDARRVDDPARAVPAPVDCATDLLRLLSDTSWVWSQYDHQLFLNTVEGPGGDASVLRLKAPDLAGPSSRAMALSTDGNARWCALDPRRGTALIVAEAALNVACAGALPVALVNCLNFGNPEHPEVMWQLAEAIDGMAEACRAFNLPVVGGNVSLYNESRGRDIDPTPVVGVLGLIDRLDHRPPPAALVDGTSLVLLGETRPELGGSAWAWQLHDHHGGVPPTLDLERHRALLELVRALVVERRLAGVHDVSDGGLGVALAEMAVRSGVGFKVTGVADHLSLFSESPSRVVTCVEGAEVAAVTSRAVAAGISVTEIGRAHGDRLVIEGLVDISLADATSAWRDALPDAVRST, encoded by the coding sequence ATGGCTGTCGAGCACACGAGCGAGCCCCCGATCCACCGAGCTCTCGGCCTCACCGACGACGAGGCTTCGGCCATCGAGCGACTGCTCGGCCGCCTTCCCAACCCGCTCGAGCTGGCGATGTACGCGGTGATGTGGTCGGAGCACTGCTCGTACAAGTCGTCGAAAGGTCTCCTCAGACGCCTGCCGACGGAGGCGCCGTGGGTGCTCGTGGGCCCAGGGGAGAACGCCGGTGTGATCGACGCCGGCGACGGCATCGCCGTCGCGCTCCGCATCGAGAGCCACAACCACCCGTCCGCGGTGGAGCCCTACCAGGGCGCGGCCACGGGCGTCGGAGGCATCCTGCGTGACATCTTCACCATGGGGGCGCGGCCGATCGCGGTGATGGACGCGCTGCGCTTCGGTCCCCTCGACGACCCCCGGAGCCGGTGGATATTCGAGGGCGTCGTGAGCGGGATCTCGGGCTACGGCAACTCGGTCGGCGTGCCCACGGTCGGCGGCGAAGTCGTATTCGACGAGTGCTACGCGGAGAACCCGCTCGTCAACGTGCTCTGCGTCGGCGTGATGCCCCGCGACAACCTGGTGCTCGGGAGGGCGTCGGGGCCGGGCAACCTCGCGGTGCTAATCGGCTCGGCCACCGGTCGCGACGGCATCGGCGGCGTGAGCGTGCTCGCCTCCGCCGGCTTCGGCAGCCCGACCTCCGCCGGAGGCGGAAAGGCCGGCGTCGACGAGGAGTCCAAGCGACCGAGCGTGCAGGTGGGCGACCCCTTCGAGGAGAAGCGGCTCATCGAGGCGTGCCTCGCCCTGTACGACGCCGGGCTCGTCGTCGGCATCCAGGACCTGGGAGGCGCGGGGCTGACGTGCGCGACCAGCGAGACGGCGTCGCGCGGCGGCGTCGGTATGGACGTCTACGTCGACGAGGTGCCCCAGCGGGAGCCCGGCATGGCGCCGTTCGAGGTGATGACGAGCGAGAGCCAGGAACGCATGCTGGCGATCATCCGGCCCGAGCACCTCGACGACGTCTTCGACCTGTGCCGGCGCTGGGAGGTGCGCGCGTCGGTCGTCGGCACCGTGACCGCGGGGAGACAGCTGCGGATCCTCGACCGGATGGACGGCGAGGTGCTCGCGGAGGTGCCTGCCGCCACCCTGCACGACGACGCCCCGATGTACGACCGGCCCCGCCGGCGCCCGGCCGACCTCGACGCCCGCCGCGTCGACGACCCGGCGCGAGCCGTGCCCGCTCCGGTCGATTGCGCGACCGATCTCCTCCGCCTGCTGAGCGACACCTCGTGGGTGTGGTCGCAGTACGACCACCAGCTGTTCCTCAACACCGTCGAAGGGCCGGGAGGCGACGCTTCGGTGCTCCGGCTGAAGGCGCCCGACCTGGCGGGCCCGTCCTCGCGGGCGATGGCCCTCAGCACCGACGGCAACGCCCGCTGGTGTGCGCTCGACCCTCGTCGGGGGACGGCACTGATCGTGGCCGAAGCCGCGTTGAACGTCGCGTGCGCGGGCGCGCTCCCGGTCGCGCTCGTCAACTGCCTCAACTTCGGCAACCCCGAGCACCCCGAGGTGATGTGGCAGCTCGCGGAGGCGATCGACGGCATGGCCGAGGCGTGTCGCGCCTTCAACCTGCCCGTGGTCGGCGGCAACGTGAGCCTCTACAACGAGAGCCGCGGCCGCGACATCGACCCGACGCCTGTCGTCGGTGTGCTCGGTCTGATCGACCGGCTCGACCACCGCCCGCCCCCCGCGGCTCTCGTCGACGGAACCTCGCTCGTTCTGCTGGGAGAGACGCGGCCGGAGCTCGGGGGCTCCGCGTGGGCGTGGCAGCTGCACGACCATCATGGTGGCGTGCCTCCGACCCTCGACCTCGAGCGTCACCGCGCCCTGCTCGAGCTCGTGCGCGCCCTCGTCGTCGAAAGACGCCTCGCCGGCGTTCACGACGTGTCCGACGGCGGGCTCGGCGTGGCGCTCGCGGAGATGGCGGTGCGCTCGGGCGTCGGGTTCAAGGTGACGGGTGTGGCGGACCACCTCTCGCTGTTCTCCGAGTCGCCGTCACGCGTCGTGACGTGCGTCGAGGGCGCAGAGGTCGCCGCGGTGACCTCACGGGCGGTCGCGGCCGGCATCTCGGTGACCGAGATCGGTCGCGCCCATGGCGACCGCCTGGTGATCGAGGGTCTCGTCGACATCTCGCTCGCCGACGCGACGAGCGCATGGCGCGACGCGTTGCCGGACGCAGTTCGATCGACCTGA